The proteins below are encoded in one region of Misgurnus anguillicaudatus chromosome 24, ASM2758022v2, whole genome shotgun sequence:
- the supt5h gene encoding transcription elongation factor SPT5 isoform X3, with translation MSDSEDSDFSDNQSERSSEAEEVEENEDEEEQRSLTGSDKAAEEEGEDLDEEEYDEEEEEDDDRPRKKPRHGGFILDEADVDDEYEDEDPWEDGAEDILEKAEEAEVSNIDHVVLDEDHSGSRRLQNLWRDSREEALGEYYMRKYAKSSGGEHFYGGSEDLSDDITQQQLLPGVKDPNLWTVKCKIGEERATAIALMRKFIAYQCTDTPLQIKSVVAPEHVKGYIYVEAYKQTHVKAAIEGVGNLRMGFWNQQMVPIKEMTDVLKVVKEVTNLKPKSWVRLKRGLYKDDIAQVDYVEPSQNTISLKMIPRIDLDRIKARMSMKDWFAKRKKFKRPAQRLFDAEKIRSLGGEVSHDGDFMIFEGNRYSRKGFLFKSFAMSAVITDGVKPTLSELEKFEDQPEGIDLEVVTETTGKEREHNLQAGDNVEVCEGELINLQGKILSVDGNKITIMPKHEDLKDPLEFPAHELRKYFRMGDHVKVIAGRFEGDTGLIVRVEENFVILFSDLTMHELKVLSRDLQLCSETASGVDAGGQHEWGELVQLDPQTVGVIVRLERETFQVLNMHGKVLTVRHQAVNRRKDNRFAVALDSEQNNIHVKDIVKVIDGPHSGREGEIRHLFRGFAFLHCKKLVENGGMFVCKTRHLVLAGGSKPRDVTNFTVGGFAPMSPRISSPMHPGGGGGGGQQQRGGGGGMGRGRGRRDNDLIGQTVRISQGPYKGYIGVVKDATESTARVELHSTCQTISVDRQRLSTVGAKRQGGMTSTHGRTPMYGSQTPMYGTGSRTPMYGSQTPLHDGSRTPHYGSQTPLHDGSRTPGQSGAWDPSNANTPSRGEDEFEFNYDDEPSPSPQGYGGTPNPQTPGYPEVPSPQVNPQYNPQTPGTPAMYNTDQYSPYAAPSPQGSYQPSPSPQSYHQVAPSPVGYQNTHSPASYHPTPSPMAYQASPSPSPVGYSPMTPGAPSPGGYNPHTPGSNIDQASNDWVTTDIMVRVKDTFLDGGVINQTGVIRSVTGGMCSVFLQNTDKVVSISSEHLEPVTPTKNNKVKVILGEDREATGVLLSIDGEDGIVRMELDEQLKILNLRFLGKLEA, from the exons ATGTCTGATAGTGAGGACAGTGATTTCTCTGATAACCAGAGTGAGAGGAGCAGTGAGGCTGAAGAAGTGGAGGAAAACGAG gatgaggaagaacaaaggAGTTTAACTGGCAGCGACAAGGCAGCAGAAGAGGAAGGAGAAGATTTGGATGAAGAGGAATATGATGAAGAAGAGGAAGAGGATGACGATCGGCCCAGGAAGAAACCTCGACATGGCGGTTTTATCTTGGATGAAGCCG ATGTTGATGACGAGTATGAAGATGAAGATCCCTGGGAGGACGGAGCTGAAGATATCTTAGAAAAAG CAGAAGAAGCTGAAG TGTCCAACATTGACCATGTAGTTTTGGATGAGGATCATTCGGGTTCTCGTAGGTTACAGAATCTCTGGAG GGACTCCCGAGAAGAAGCTCTGGGGGAGTATTATATGAGAAAATATGCCAAATCCTCAGGAGGAGAGCA ttTTTATGGCGGCTCAGAGGATCTTTCAGATGACATCACCCAGCAGCAATTGCTACCTGGAGTCAA GGATCCCAATTTGTGGACTGTTAAGTGTAAG atcGGGGAGGAGAGAGCAACCGCCATCGCCCTCATGCGGAAATTCATTGCGTATCAATGCACAGACACT CCACTTCAAATCAAATCTGTGGTTGCCCCGGAGCATGTCAAGGGTTACATCTATGTGGAGGCATACAAACAAACTCATGTCAAGGCCGCTATCGAAGGAGTCGGAAATCTACGTATGGGTTTCTGGAACCAGCAGATGGTGCCCATTAAAGAAATGACAGATGTCTTGAAAGTGGTTAAGGAAGTAACGAATCTTAAACCCAAGTCTTGGGTTCGTCTGAAGCGAGGCCTTTATAAAGATGACATTGCCCAG GTGGACTACGTTGAACCGAGCCAGAATACGATTTCGCTAAAAATGATTCCTCGTATCGATCTGGACCGCATCAAAGCAAGGATGAGCATG AAAGACTGGTTTGCAAAGAGAAAGAAGTTTAAAAGACCAGCTCAGAGGCTTTTCGATGCTGAAAAGATCAG GTCTCTCGGTGGTGAGGTCAGCCACGATGGTGATTTCATGATATTCGAAGGCAACCGTTATAGCCGAAAAGGGTTCCTGTTCAAAAGCTTTGCCATGTCAGCCGTG ATCACAGATGGTGTCAAACCCACTCTTTCAGAGCTGGAGAAGTTTGAAGATCAGCCCGAGGGCATTGACCTTGAAGTAGTCACAGAGACAACAG GCAAGGAGCGTGAGCACAATCTCCAGGCAGGTGATAATGTGGAGGTGTGTGAGGGAGAGCTGATCAACCTTCAGGGCAAAATCCTGAGCGTGGATGGCAACAAGATTACCATCATGCCCAAGCATGAGGATCTTAAG GATCCACTTGAATTCCCAGCTCATGAACTGAGGAAGTACTTTCGAATGGGCGACCATGTGAAAGTAATTGCGGGTCGTTTTGAAGGCGACACGGGTTTGATAGTCCGTGTGGAGGAGAACTTTGTTATTCTCTTCTCCGACCTCACCATGCATGAA TTGAAAGTTTTGTCCAGGGATCTGCAGCTGTGCTCTGAGACGGCCTCAGGTGTGGATGCAGGTGGGCAACATGAGTGGGGAGAGCTGGTGCAGTTAGACCCCCAAACCGTCGGTGTCATTGTCAGACTAGAGCGAGAGACCTTCCAG GTTCTGAACATGCATGGGAAGGTTTTAACAGTCCGCCATCAGGCCGTAAACAGACGAAAGGACAACCGTTTCGCCGTAGCTCTCGACTCGGAGCAAAACAACATCCACGTGAAGGATATTGTCAAAGTCATTGATGGACCACACTCG GGCCGTGAAGGTGAAATCCGTCATCTCTTCCGAGGCTTCGCTTTTCTTCACTGCAAGAAGCTTGTTGAGAATGGAGGCATGTTTGTTTGTAAGACGCGCCACCTTGTTCTTGCAGGGGGCTCGAAG CCCAGGGATGTGACCAATTTCACAGTTGGGGGGTTTGCTCCTATGAGCCCACGGATCAGCAGTCCAATGCATCCAGGAGGAggaggtggtggtg GTCAGCAGCAAAGGGGTGGCGGTGGAGGAATGGGGCGGGGACGTGGAAGGCGAGACAATGATTTGATTGGTCAGACTGTCCGGATATCCCAGGGACCTTACAAAG GCTACATCGGAGTGGTGAAAGATGCCACAGAATCGACAGCTAGGGTAGAGCTCCATTCGACATGCCAGACCATCTCAGTGGACCGTCAGCGTCTCTCGACCGT GGGTGCCAAGCGACAGGGAGGAATGACGTCTACACACGGACGTACCCCAATGTATGGCTCTCAGACACCTATGTATGGAACTGGCTCACGTACTCCAATGTATGGTAGCCAGACGCCCCTCCATGATG GAAGCCGTACACCTCATTATGGCTCCCAGACTCCTTTGCATGATGGAAGCAGGACACCAGGTCAAAGCGGTGCATGGGACCCCAGCAATGCAAACACACCATCACG GGGCGAAGATGAATTCGAGTTTAATTATGACGATGAGCCCTCGCCGTCTCCTCAGGGTTATGGCGGAACGCCCAACCCGCAGACCCCTGGTTATCCAGAAGTGCCCTCCCCACAGGTCAACCCCCAGTACAACCCTCAGACTCCTGGGACGCCTGCCAT GTACAACACCGACCAGTATTCCCCATACGCAGCACCATCTCCGCAGGGATCTTACCAGCCCAGTCCCAGCCCACAGAGTTACCATCAAGTAGCCCCAAGCCCAGTGGGATACCAAAATACGCACTCTCCCGCCAGTTACCACCCCACCCCATCACCTATGGCCTACCAG GCCAGTCCAAGCCCCAGCCCAGTTGGTTACAGTCCAATGACTCCTGGAGCTCCATCTCCAGGAGGCTACAACCCTCACACCCCTGGATCTAACATCGATCAGGCCTCCAATGACTGGGTCACCACAGACATCATGGTGCGGGTAAAAGACACTTTCTTGGACGGCGGCGTCATCAATCAGACCGGTGTCATCCGCAGTGTTACA